A window of the Hordeum vulgare subsp. vulgare chromosome 5H, MorexV3_pseudomolecules_assembly, whole genome shotgun sequence genome harbors these coding sequences:
- the LOC123395194 gene encoding uncharacterized protein LOC123395194 isoform X3 produces MRLRITHPGRLDSLRSLMESGRGDRVRRQLQAVGRAAAYFGGGFLLLSTASTVAVRSLRFLSDTNQRKFAMQCGACEGKGTYGCRLCRGSSTVEWSPLYDPVFVNPCICPTCDGTSGA; encoded by the exons ATGCGGCTAAGGATAACGCACCCGGGTCGACTCGATTCGCTACGCTCGCTCATGGAATCCGGCCGCGGCGACCGCGTCCGGCGGCAGCTCCAAGCCGTGGGACGTGCCGCGGCGTACTTCGGCGGcggcttcctcctcctctccacaGCATCCACCGTCGCCGTACGCTCCCTCCGCTTTCTCTCCGATACCAACCAG AGAAAATTCGCGATGCAGTGTGGTGCATGCGAGGGGAAGGGAACCTACGGGTGCAGGCTCTGCAGGGGTAGCTCCACGGTCGAATGGTCTCCGCTCTACGACCCGGTATTCGTTAACCCGTGCATCTGCCCTACTTGTGATGGTACTAG CGGTGCTTGA
- the LOC123395194 gene encoding uncharacterized protein LOC123395194 isoform X2: MRLRITHPGRLDSLRSLMESGRGDRVRRQLQAVGRAAAYFGGGFLLLSTASTVAVRSLRFLSDTNQRKFAMQCGACEGKGTYGCRLCRGSSTVEWSPLYDPVFVNPCICPTCDGYSGA, encoded by the exons ATGCGGCTAAGGATAACGCACCCGGGTCGACTCGATTCGCTACGCTCGCTCATGGAATCCGGCCGCGGCGACCGCGTCCGGCGGCAGCTCCAAGCCGTGGGACGTGCCGCGGCGTACTTCGGCGGcggcttcctcctcctctccacaGCATCCACCGTCGCCGTACGCTCCCTCCGCTTTCTCTCCGATACCAACCAG AGAAAATTCGCGATGCAGTGTGGTGCATGCGAGGGGAAGGGAACCTACGGGTGCAGGCTCTGCAGGGGTAGCTCCACGGTCGAATGGTCTCCGCTCTACGACCCGGTATTCGTTAACCCGTGCATCTGCCCTACTTGTGATG GGTACAGCGGTGCTTGA
- the LOC123395194 gene encoding uncharacterized protein LOC123395194 isoform X1 yields MRLRITHPGRLDSLRSLMESGRGDRVRRQLQAVGRAAAYFGGGFLLLSTASTVAVRSLRFLSDTNQRKFAMQCGACEGKGTYGCRLCRGSSTVEWSPLYDPVFVNPCICPTCDGTRVQRCLNCLGKGYA; encoded by the exons ATGCGGCTAAGGATAACGCACCCGGGTCGACTCGATTCGCTACGCTCGCTCATGGAATCCGGCCGCGGCGACCGCGTCCGGCGGCAGCTCCAAGCCGTGGGACGTGCCGCGGCGTACTTCGGCGGcggcttcctcctcctctccacaGCATCCACCGTCGCCGTACGCTCCCTCCGCTTTCTCTCCGATACCAACCAG AGAAAATTCGCGATGCAGTGTGGTGCATGCGAGGGGAAGGGAACCTACGGGTGCAGGCTCTGCAGGGGTAGCTCCACGGTCGAATGGTCTCCGCTCTACGACCCGGTATTCGTTAACCCGTGCATCTGCCCTACTTGTGATGGTACTAG GGTACAGCGGTGCTTGAATTGCCTGGGCAAAGGCTATGCATGA